The genomic region CACGGAGGCGGGCGTTGGCCTCCCGGTGGTCCATGTCCGGGTCGCGTCCATGTTCGCAGAGCTGGCCCAAGAGGATGTGCAGTTACTCCCCGTGGATGTCGAGGGCCACCCCGATCAGTACCTTATCCTTGTTGCCAGACGCCGCATCCGCTGTATCGACGAGCAAGCATCCCGAATCCGGCTCTGGACTCACGAGAACGGCATTCCAGAGATGGTCGGTCAGTATGCCTCCGTGCGTGACATGCGCATCGACAAAGCCAAGGTGGGGGGCGCCCAGGTGTTCCGGTGCGAGGGGTGGACAGTCCCGCTGATCGTCTCTGGGGAGATCAAGGACGCCTTGACGGCCATGGGCGCTACGGGCGTGAGGTTCGAAGAGGTCTAAGCCATTCGAAATCAGGTCGATCCGGAGCCCATTGACGCCGCTGGGGTGCGTCTTTAAATTCAACCAAATGGTTGAACATTCAGCCACACGCCTCGACGGCATCTTCCATGCGCTCTCGGACGCCACGCGCCGGGAGATGCTGCGCCGCCTGTCCCAGCAGGAACACAGCGTGAGCGAGCTGGCCGCGCCGTTCCAGATGTCGCTGGCGGCCGCGTCCAAGCACATCCAAGTGCTGGAGCGTGCGGGCCTGGTGCGCCGCAGCGTGCAGGGCCGCACCCACCGGTGCCGCTTGGCCCCCGGGCCTCTCTCCGAGGTGCAGGAGTGGCTGCGGTTCTACGAGCGCTTCTGGATGGAGCGCCTCGACGCCCTGGATGCGCTGCTCCAGAGCAACCCCTCCGGGCCCCCGCCCCCTGCCCCCAAGAAAGGAAAGCCCCAATGAGCCCTCCCCCGCCCGTCCAGGTCCGCGTCGTCCGTCCGTTTCAGGCCTCCCCGGAGCGCGTCTTCGACGCCTGGCTGGATCCTCAATGGATCCGCCGGTGGATGTTCGGCGCCGCCGTCCGGGACGAGGAAATCCTGCGGATCGCCAACGACGCGCGCGTGGGCGGCACGTTCTCCTTCCTCGTGCGCCGGACCTCCGGGGAGATCGACCACGTCGGCACGTACCTCGTCCTCGACCGGCCCCGCCGCCTCGTCTTCACCTGGGCCATCGGGCAGGAGACGGCGGAGCTCAGCCGGGTGAGCATCGACATCGCCCCGAAAGGAGCGGGCTGCGAGCTCACCCTCGTCCACGACATGGACCCGAAGTGGGCAGAGTACGCGGGCCGCACCGAGGCGGGCTGGAACACCATGCTCGGCGCCCTGGAGCGGGCGCTCGGCACGGCCTGACTACTTCTTGCGCAGCGGCTTGAGCGCCCCGCCCCAGGCCACCACCTGGTCCAGCAGGGTGTTGACCGTGGCCTCGTGGCGGGCGGCGGGCTTGAACACGGTGTAGTTCTCGAAGTCCGTGGAGAGCGAGAGCGCCACCTGGGCCCGCACGTCCGCCACCTGCAGCTCGCCCATGATGAGCCGCAGGTTCTCCACGGCGCGCGTGCCGCCCGCGCTGCCGTAGCCCACGAAGCCGGCCGCCTTGTTGTTCCACTCCTTATAGAGGTAGTCGATCGCGTTCTTCAGCGCCCCGGACGTCGCGTGGTTGTACTCGGGCGTCACGAAGATGTAGGCGTCGAAGGGGTCGATCTTCGCGGACCAGGCCTGGGTGTGCGCGTGGGCGTACTTGCCCTGGGACGGCGGCACGGGCTCATCGAGCAGTGGCAGGTTGAAATCCTGGAGGTCCACCACCTCGAACTCGGCATCGCTCCGCTTCTTCGCGATGTCATGGACCCACTGGGCCACGGCCGCGGCCTTGCGGCCCGGGCGCGTGCTGCCGACGATGATTGCCACCTTGAGCATGGTTCGCTGTCCTCCTGAGGACCGTTGGCGCTGCCCCCCAGGCATATGCGCGCGGGCCGCCGGACTCAATTCCTTCGCCCTCCCTGTGTCCAGCCCTGGGTGCTAACCTCGCGCCCGCGTTGACGCTCCGCCTCCTTGTCCTGATCCTCGGTTTCAGCCTCACGGCCCACGCCGCCCCCCGTGACGGGCGCCCCACGCGCGCGGACCTCCAGCGGGTGATGGAGGCGCACGCGCGCTCGGTGGTCCGCGTCCACGGGCCCCGCCGCGCCGGGCCCGGGGTCATCGTGGGCAGCCAGGGGCAGGTGCTCACCTCCGTGGAGCACGTCAGCCTGGAGGCCGCGGAGGTGGAGTTCGGCGGCAAGAAGCTCACGGGCGCGGTGGTGCTCGCCCATGCCGGGCTGAAGATCGCCGTCGTGGCCGTGCCCACGGGCGCCTACCCCTCCGTGCCCGTGAAGGTGCAGCCCGAGGGGCTGGACGGGCAGTGGCTCATCGGCGTTGTGGCGGGCAAGCGCAAGCAGGACGCGCGCCCCTTCACCGCCGTGGCCCGGAGCGCCCAGGCCCCCTTCGTGGACCTGGACCTGCCGCTCGCCCCGGGCAGCCCCCTGTTCGATGCCCAGGGCCGCCTGGCCGCGGTGGTCGTCCAGCCGCGCCGCGGGGGCTGCCGGGCCCTGCCGCTCGCCTCCGTGCAGCACCAGCTCGCCTCCGTGAAGGAGCGCCCGTGAGCCACCCCGCGCGCACGCCCTGGGGCCTGTCCGCCGTCCAGGAGGTGGGGCTCCTGTGGGCCCTGGGCTTCCTGGGCATCATCCTCTCCTTCCTGCTGTTTGGCGGCTCCAGCATCCCCAAGCTGGTGGCCACGCTGGGCTTTCTCTACCTGCCGGTCATCGCCATGCGCTGGCGGGACGAGGACTACCGGGACTACGGCCTCACCCTGCGCGCCTGGCGCCAGGACGTGCGGCTGTTTGTCCTCATGTGCCTCATCGTCGGGCCGCTGTTCTTCGCGGGCTTCTTCGTCTGGGTGGAGGTGTTGCAGCACCTGCCGCCCGAGCTGAAGCGGATGCTGTCGCCGCACCGGGGGCCCGCCCAGTTCATCCCCCAGCTGCCCCCGCGCTTCGGCGAGTGGATCATCGACCAGCTCTTCGTCGTGGCGCTGCCCGAGGAGTTCTTCTACCGGGGCTACATGCAGTCGAGGCTCCGGGATGCCTGGCCCCAGGGCCGCAAGGTGCTGGGGGCGCGGCTGGGCCCCGCCTTCTGGGTGACGGCGTTGCTGTTTGCCCTGGGGCACCTGGCCATCTTCCAGGCCTGGCGCCTGGCGGTGTTCTTCCCCGCCCTGCTGTTCGGGTGGATGCGCGAGCGCACCGGCACCGTGCTTGGCGCCGCGCTCTTCCACGCCGCCTGCAACCTCTACATCCGCTTCCTGGAGCTCTCCTTCTTCGGCACCTGAACGGCTGGAGGAACGTCCGCTATATTGGATTTTTCTCTAACGAATTTTGAACATTAGGTGTACTGTCGCGGTGGACGCGCCGCATTCCGGCGGTCGGCGTCTCACCTCCACAGGGGAGTCCTCCCAGTGAACCTTCCTCCGAGAGTCCCGGCGCGCGCGCTTGGCGCGACGCTCGTGTTGACCTTTGTGTTGTGGGCCTTGCCCACCTGGGCCCAGCAAGGCGCCTCCGTGCTCACGGGCACGGTGCTGGACGCGAGCAACCAGCAACCCGTCGCCGACGTGACGGTCACCGCCACCGCCGCCACGCTCCAGGGCGAAGAGGTGGCCGTCACCGACAGCACGGGGCTCTACCGGCTGCCGCAGCTGCCCCCGGGCGTGTACACGCTGCGCTTCGAGCGCGAGGGCTACCAGCCCTACTCGCGCGCCGAAGTCACCCTGCGCCTCAACCGCACCATCCGGCTCAACGTGCAGATTCTCCCGGATGAGTTCCAGACGAGCATCGAGGTGTCGGGCACCCCGCCGGCCATCGACGTGGGCTCCACGCGCACCGGCGTGAGCGTGGGCGCCGAGACGGTGCAGAACCTGGCGTTGATCCGCCCGGGCTCCAAGGGCTCCGCGGCGCGCTCCTTCGAGAGCCTGGCGGAGCTG from Stigmatella erecta harbors:
- a CDS encoding imm11 family protein — its product is MSTRFFELADNVNVPHRWDLGTLTDSRGGQVDDRPFTCGTPVHITDGRLRIPVETAGKPLDFTEAGVGLPVVHVRVASMFAELAQEDVQLLPVDVEGHPDQYLILVARRRIRCIDEQASRIRLWTHENGIPEMVGQYASVRDMRIDKAKVGGAQVFRCEGWTVPLIVSGEIKDALTAMGATGVRFEEV
- a CDS encoding ArsR/SmtB family transcription factor, whose translation is MVEHSATRLDGIFHALSDATRREMLRRLSQQEHSVSELAAPFQMSLAAASKHIQVLERAGLVRRSVQGRTHRCRLAPGPLSEVQEWLRFYERFWMERLDALDALLQSNPSGPPPPAPKKGKPQ
- a CDS encoding SRPBCC family protein, producing MSPPPPVQVRVVRPFQASPERVFDAWLDPQWIRRWMFGAAVRDEEILRIANDARVGGTFSFLVRRTSGEIDHVGTYLVLDRPRRLVFTWAIGQETAELSRVSIDIAPKGAGCELTLVHDMDPKWAEYAGRTEAGWNTMLGALERALGTA
- a CDS encoding NADPH-dependent FMN reductase — its product is MLKVAIIVGSTRPGRKAAAVAQWVHDIAKKRSDAEFEVVDLQDFNLPLLDEPVPPSQGKYAHAHTQAWSAKIDPFDAYIFVTPEYNHATSGALKNAIDYLYKEWNNKAAGFVGYGSAGGTRAVENLRLIMGELQVADVRAQVALSLSTDFENYTVFKPAARHEATVNTLLDQVVAWGGALKPLRKK
- a CDS encoding S1 family peptidase; amino-acid sequence: MTLRLLVLILGFSLTAHAAPRDGRPTRADLQRVMEAHARSVVRVHGPRRAGPGVIVGSQGQVLTSVEHVSLEAAEVEFGGKKLTGAVVLAHAGLKIAVVAVPTGAYPSVPVKVQPEGLDGQWLIGVVAGKRKQDARPFTAVARSAQAPFVDLDLPLAPGSPLFDAQGRLAAVVVQPRRGGCRALPLASVQHQLASVKERP
- the mrtX gene encoding myxosortase MrtX encodes the protein MSHPARTPWGLSAVQEVGLLWALGFLGIILSFLLFGGSSIPKLVATLGFLYLPVIAMRWRDEDYRDYGLTLRAWRQDVRLFVLMCLIVGPLFFAGFFVWVEVLQHLPPELKRMLSPHRGPAQFIPQLPPRFGEWIIDQLFVVALPEEFFYRGYMQSRLRDAWPQGRKVLGARLGPAFWVTALLFALGHLAIFQAWRLAVFFPALLFGWMRERTGTVLGAALFHAACNLYIRFLELSFFGT